The Pseudomonas azotoformans genome has a segment encoding these proteins:
- a CDS encoding MFS transporter: protein MNTTQTSPSNWAALLSGANGVRSLALAGGVVLHAINVYIATTILPSVVKDIGGIDYYAWNTTLFVAASILGSALSARLLGRLGPRGAYLVASLVFAGGALACAFAPSMPVMLVGRLVQGLGGGLLFALSYAMIRLVFDEPLWPRAMALVSGMWGVATLVGPAVGGVFAELGIWRAAFWSLIPVAGLFAVLAATVLPRRSTESVESTPLPLTQLGLLTAAVLAVSAGSVSSTLPLNLLGLAAAAMFTALLVFTESRSRHRLLPAGAFRLTTALGALYATMSLLAVAVTSGEIFVPLFLQVLHHQSPLVAGYLAALMAAGWTLGSIASAGMAGANVRRAILAGPILGVVGMLALALLMPRESNGGAQTLTPICLALTLIGLGVGLAWPHLLTRVFQVAPDGEQDLASASITTVQLFATAFGAALAGMVANIAGLTEPGGIEGTASAAVWLFGVFALAPVMGILIARRVVQPIG from the coding sequence ATGAACACAACGCAAACCTCTCCCTCCAACTGGGCCGCCTTGCTGTCCGGTGCAAATGGCGTACGGTCACTGGCCCTGGCAGGCGGCGTGGTGCTGCATGCGATCAACGTCTACATCGCCACCACGATTCTGCCGTCAGTGGTCAAGGATATCGGCGGCATCGACTACTACGCGTGGAATACCACGCTGTTTGTCGCCGCCTCGATCCTCGGTTCAGCGTTGTCCGCGCGTTTGCTTGGTCGCCTGGGGCCGCGTGGTGCTTATCTGGTTGCCAGCCTGGTGTTCGCCGGCGGAGCCTTAGCGTGCGCGTTTGCGCCTTCCATGCCGGTGATGCTGGTCGGACGGCTGGTACAGGGTCTGGGCGGAGGGCTCTTGTTTGCGCTGTCCTACGCGATGATTCGCCTGGTATTCGACGAACCCTTGTGGCCACGCGCAATGGCGCTGGTCTCGGGGATGTGGGGGGTTGCGACGCTGGTCGGACCAGCGGTGGGCGGCGTGTTTGCCGAACTGGGCATCTGGCGGGCGGCATTCTGGTCGTTGATTCCGGTGGCCGGGTTGTTCGCCGTGCTGGCCGCGACCGTACTGCCTAGGCGCAGCACAGAGAGTGTTGAATCCACACCGTTGCCGCTCACTCAGTTGGGGCTGCTGACGGCAGCGGTACTGGCGGTGTCGGCCGGCAGTGTCTCTTCCACCCTGCCCCTGAACCTGTTGGGGCTCGCAGCGGCAGCAATGTTCACGGCGCTGCTGGTCTTCACAGAAAGCCGATCCCGCCATCGACTGCTGCCCGCTGGAGCCTTTCGGCTCACCACCGCGCTTGGCGCGCTGTACGCCACGATGTCGTTGTTGGCGGTCGCTGTGACCAGTGGCGAAATCTTTGTACCGCTGTTTCTTCAAGTCCTGCACCACCAATCACCGCTGGTGGCCGGTTATCTGGCAGCACTGATGGCGGCCGGCTGGACGCTGGGGTCAATCGCCAGCGCGGGAATGGCAGGCGCGAATGTTCGTCGCGCGATCCTGGCCGGGCCGATCCTGGGTGTTGTCGGCATGCTGGCGCTGGCTCTTTTAATGCCTCGCGAAAGCAATGGCGGTGCGCAGACGCTTACGCCGATTTGCCTGGCCCTTACCCTGATCGGCCTGGGAGTGGGCCTGGCCTGGCCGCACTTGCTGACCCGGGTATTCCAGGTGGCACCCGACGGCGAACAGGACCTGGCTTCTGCGTCGATTACCACGGTGCAACTGTTCGCCACCGCGTTTGGCGCAGCACTGGCGGGCATGGTAGCGAATATCGCGGGCCTGACTGAACCCGGCGGCATTGAAGGCACAGCAAGCGCTGCGGTGTGGTTGTTCGGGGTGTTTGCGCTGGCGCCGGTGATGGGTATTCTGATTGCCAGGCGGGTCGTTCAACCGATCGGTTAG
- the soxR gene encoding redox-sensitive transcriptional activator SoxR — translation MEPKIDVHIPLGVGELARRSGVTVATVHFYEAKGLIQGQRSPGNQRRYHRDVLRRIAVIKVAQRAGIPLATIKAALEELPSGRPLTAKDWTRLSTRWRDMLNERINSLTQLRDQLDGCIGCGCLSLDDCPLRNPGDRLGQVGDGAVLLGK, via the coding sequence ATGGAACCGAAAATCGATGTGCACATCCCCCTCGGGGTAGGCGAGTTGGCGCGGCGTAGCGGGGTGACCGTGGCGACTGTGCATTTTTACGAAGCCAAGGGTTTGATTCAGGGTCAACGCAGCCCAGGTAATCAGCGGCGCTACCACCGTGATGTGCTGCGCCGCATTGCGGTGATCAAGGTGGCACAGCGCGCGGGGATTCCATTGGCAACCATCAAGGCTGCACTGGAGGAACTGCCGTCGGGGCGACCGCTGACGGCCAAGGACTGGACGCGGCTTTCCACGCGTTGGCGAGACATGTTGAATGAGCGAATCAACAGCCTCACGCAACTGCGCGACCAACTCGACGGGTGCATTGGCTGCGGGTGCCTGTCCCTGGATGACTGCCCGCTGCGCAATCCGGGAGATCGGTTGGGGCAGGTCGGGGACGGGGCGGTGTTGCTGGGCAAGTGA
- a CDS encoding sugar ABC transporter permease has translation MNQVKHLFTRYKMLALVIAVAVIWVFFSWQTEGGFLTPRNLSNLLRQMSITGILACGMVLVIISGEIDLSVGSLLGLLGGLAAILDVIYHIPLLANLSLVALCGLMIGLANGYMTAYLRIPSFIVGLGGMLAFRGILLGITGGTTIAPVSPSLVYVGQGYLPHSVGIGLGVLLFALTVFLTWKQRRNRALHGLATHSLVRDLVRVAVIGAVLAGFVSTLNSYDGIPVPVLLLLVLLGVFSYVTSQTVFGRRVYAVGSNMEATRLSGINVQAVKLWIFGIMGVMCALAGLVNTARLAAGSPSAGSMGELDAIAACFIGGTSMRGGSGTVYGALLGALVITSLDNGMSMLDVDSYWQMIVKGSILVLAVWVDVSTRTGRR, from the coding sequence ATGAATCAGGTCAAACACCTTTTCACCCGCTACAAAATGCTCGCCCTGGTCATCGCCGTGGCGGTGATCTGGGTGTTTTTCAGCTGGCAGACCGAGGGGGGGTTCCTTACACCGCGCAACCTGTCCAACCTGCTGCGGCAGATGTCGATCACCGGGATCCTGGCGTGCGGCATGGTGCTGGTGATCATCAGCGGCGAGATCGACTTGTCGGTGGGGTCATTGCTCGGTTTGCTCGGCGGGTTGGCGGCGATCCTGGATGTGATTTATCACATACCATTGCTGGCCAACTTGAGTCTGGTGGCGCTGTGCGGGTTGATGATCGGGCTGGCCAACGGCTACATGACGGCCTATCTGCGCATCCCGTCATTCATTGTCGGCCTGGGTGGGATGCTGGCATTTCGCGGGATTCTGCTGGGGATTACCGGCGGCACCACCATTGCGCCGGTGTCGCCATCGTTGGTGTATGTGGGCCAGGGGTATTTGCCGCATTCGGTGGGTATCGGGCTGGGCGTGCTGTTGTTTGCGCTGACGGTTTTTTTGACCTGGAAACAGCGGCGCAACCGCGCGCTGCATGGCTTGGCGACGCATTCCCTGGTGCGTGACCTGGTGCGCGTGGCGGTAATCGGCGCCGTACTGGCCGGGTTCGTCTCGACCCTCAACAGCTATGATGGGATTCCCGTCCCCGTCTTGCTGCTGTTGGTGTTATTGGGCGTGTTCAGCTACGTCACCAGCCAGACCGTATTTGGCCGTCGCGTGTATGCGGTGGGCAGCAATATGGAAGCCACGCGTCTATCCGGCATCAACGTACAGGCGGTGAAGTTGTGGATCTTCGGCATCATGGGCGTGATGTGTGCACTCGCCGGTTTGGTCAACACGGCTCGTCTGGCGGCCGGCTCGCCGTCGGCGGGGAGCATGGGTGAGCTGGACGCCATCGCCGCGTGTTTTATTGGCGGCACATCAATGCGTGGCGGCTCGGGCACGGTGTATGGCGCGTTGCTCGGGGCGTTGGTGATCACCAGTCTGGACAATGGGATGTCGATGCTGGATGTGGACAGTTATTGGCAGATGATTGTGAAGGGCAGCATCCTGGTGCTGGCGGTGTGGGTGGATGTGAGCACGCGCACGGGCAGACGCTGA
- the xylG gene encoding D-xylose ABC transporter ATP-binding protein, producing the protein MADYLLQMNGIVKRFGGVNALNGIDIQVRPGECVGLCGENGAGKSTLMKVLSAVYPHGTWEGEVLWDGQPLKAHSISETEAAGIVIIHQELTLVPDLSVAENIFMGHELTLPGGRMNYPAMFHRAEALMRELKVPDMNVALPVSQYGGGYQQLVEIAKALNKQARLLILDEPSSALTRSEIEVLLDIIRGLKAKGVACVYISHKLDEVAAVCDTIAVIRDGKHIATTAMADMDIAKIITQMVGREMSNLYPTEPHAVGEVMFEARNVTCYDVDNPKRKRVDDVSFVLKRGEILGIAGLVGAGRTELVSALFGAYPGRYSCEVWLDGQVIDTRTPLKSIRAGLCMVPEDRKRQGIIPDLGVGQNITLAVLDTYAHLTRIDAEAELGSIDQQIARMHLKTSSPFLPITSLSGGNQQKAVLAKMLMAKPKVLILDEPTRGVDVGAKYEIYKLMGALAAEGVAIIMVSSELAEVLGVSDRVLVIGDGQLRGDFINEGLTQEQVLAAALSQHNNNDRKTA; encoded by the coding sequence ATGGCCGACTACCTGTTGCAAATGAACGGCATCGTCAAACGCTTTGGCGGTGTCAACGCGCTAAACGGCATCGATATCCAGGTACGGCCGGGGGAATGCGTCGGCCTGTGCGGCGAGAACGGTGCGGGCAAATCCACCTTGATGAAGGTGCTGTCGGCGGTCTATCCCCACGGCACCTGGGAGGGCGAAGTCCTCTGGGACGGGCAGCCGCTCAAGGCCCATTCCATCAGTGAAACCGAGGCCGCGGGCATCGTGATCATCCACCAGGAACTGACCCTGGTGCCCGACCTGTCGGTGGCTGAAAACATCTTTATGGGCCACGAACTGACTCTGCCGGGTGGGCGCATGAACTACCCGGCCATGTTCCACCGCGCCGAAGCGCTGATGCGCGAGCTCAAGGTGCCGGACATGAACGTGGCACTGCCGGTGTCGCAATACGGCGGCGGCTACCAGCAACTGGTGGAAATCGCCAAGGCCCTGAACAAGCAGGCACGGCTGTTGATTCTCGACGAGCCCTCCTCGGCCCTGACCCGCTCGGAAATCGAGGTGCTGCTGGACATTATCCGTGGCCTCAAGGCCAAGGGCGTGGCCTGCGTGTACATCTCGCACAAGCTCGATGAAGTGGCGGCAGTCTGCGACACCATCGCGGTGATTCGCGACGGCAAGCACATCGCGACCACCGCCATGGCCGACATGGACATTGCGAAGATCATCACCCAGATGGTCGGCCGCGAGATGAGCAACCTCTACCCCACCGAGCCCCATGCGGTCGGCGAGGTGATGTTCGAAGCGCGCAACGTCACCTGTTATGACGTCGACAACCCCAAGCGCAAGCGCGTGGACGATGTGTCTTTTGTGCTCAAGCGCGGGGAAATCCTCGGCATTGCCGGGCTGGTCGGCGCCGGGCGGACGGAACTGGTGTCGGCACTGTTCGGTGCCTACCCTGGCCGCTACAGCTGCGAAGTGTGGCTGGACGGCCAGGTGATCGACACGCGCACGCCGCTCAAGTCGATCCGCGCCGGGCTGTGCATGGTGCCCGAGGATCGCAAGCGCCAGGGCATCATCCCCGATCTGGGCGTGGGCCAGAACATCACCCTGGCGGTGCTCGACACTTACGCCCACCTGACCCGCATCGATGCCGAAGCCGAACTGGGCAGCATCGACCAGCAGATCGCGCGCATGCACCTGAAAACCTCCAGCCCGTTTTTGCCGATCACCAGCCTCTCCGGCGGCAATCAGCAAAAAGCCGTGCTGGCGAAAATGCTGATGGCCAAGCCCAAGGTGCTGATCCTCGACGAACCCACACGCGGCGTCGACGTGGGCGCCAAGTATGAGATCTACAAGCTGATGGGCGCGCTGGCAGCCGAAGGCGTGGCGATCATCATGGTCTCCTCGGAGCTGGCCGAAGTGCTCGGCGTGTCCGACCGCGTGCTGGTGATCGGCGACGGCCAGTTGCGTGGTGACTTTATCAACGAGGGGCTCACCCAGGAACAGGTGCTCGCCGCCGCGCTCAGCCAACACAACAATAATGATCGGAAGACCGCGTAG
- the xylF gene encoding D-xylose ABC transporter substrate-binding protein, translated as MKRTLIATALALLALPVMADSAHPKIGFSIDDLRLERWSRDRDYFVAAAEKLDAKVFVQSADANEQKQISQIENLISRGVDVIVIVPFNATVLTNAVAEAKKAGIKVVSYDRLILNADIDAYISFDNEKVGEMQASGVLQAAPKGNYFLLGGAPTDNNAKVLREGQMKVLQPAIDTGDIKIVGQQWVKEWNPIEALSIVENALTRNNNKIDAIVASNDATAGGAIQALAAQKLAGKVPISGQDADLAAIKRVIDGTQTMTVYKPLKLIATEAARLSVQLARNEKPTYSSQYDNGSKKVDTILLTPTPLTKANIDLLEKDGFYTKEQIAGQ; from the coding sequence ATGAAACGTACACTCATCGCCACTGCCCTGGCCCTGCTCGCCTTGCCCGTCATGGCCGACTCAGCGCACCCGAAAATCGGCTTCTCCATCGACGACCTGCGCCTGGAACGCTGGTCCCGCGACCGCGACTACTTCGTTGCCGCCGCAGAAAAACTCGACGCAAAGGTCTTCGTGCAATCAGCCGATGCCAACGAGCAGAAGCAGATCTCGCAGATCGAAAACCTGATCTCCCGTGGCGTCGACGTGATCGTCATCGTGCCGTTCAATGCCACAGTGCTCACCAATGCCGTCGCCGAAGCCAAGAAAGCCGGAATCAAGGTGGTGTCCTATGACCGGCTGATTCTCAACGCGGACATCGACGCCTACATCTCCTTCGATAACGAAAAAGTCGGCGAGATGCAGGCCAGCGGCGTGTTGCAAGCGGCGCCCAAGGGCAACTATTTCCTGCTCGGCGGCGCGCCCACCGACAACAACGCCAAGGTGTTGCGCGAAGGCCAGATGAAGGTGTTGCAACCAGCCATCGACACGGGCGACATCAAGATCGTCGGCCAGCAGTGGGTCAAGGAATGGAACCCCATTGAAGCCCTGAGCATCGTCGAAAACGCCCTGACCCGGAACAACAACAAGATCGACGCCATCGTCGCCTCCAACGACGCCACTGCCGGCGGCGCGATCCAGGCCCTGGCCGCGCAGAAGCTGGCGGGCAAGGTGCCGATTTCCGGGCAAGACGCCGACCTCGCCGCAATCAAGCGCGTGATCGACGGCACGCAGACCATGACCGTGTACAAGCCGCTCAAACTGATCGCCACCGAAGCCGCCAGGCTCTCGGTGCAACTGGCGCGCAATGAGAAGCCCACCTACAGCTCGCAGTACGACAACGGCAGTAAAAAGGTCGACACCATCCTGCTGACCCCGACGCCATTGACCAAGGCGAACATCGACCTGTTGGAGAAGGACGGGTTCTATACCAAAGAGCAGATTGCCGGGCAGTGA
- the xylA gene encoding xylose isomerase, translating into MPYFPGVEKVRFEGPHSDASLAFRHYDANKLILGKPMREHLRMAACYWHTFVWPGADMFGVGTFKRPWQRTGDPMELAIGKADAAFEFFSKLGIDYYSFHDTDVAPEGSSLKEYRHHFAQMVDHLERHQEQTGIKLLWGTANCFSNPRFAAGAASNPDPEVFAYAAAQVFSAMNATLRLKGSNYVLWGGREGYETLLNTDLKREREQLGRFMRMVVEHKHKIGFKGDLLIEPKPQEPTKHQYDYDSATVFGFLHEYGLEQEIKVNIEANHATLAGHSFHHEIATAVSLGIFGSIDANRGDPQNGWDTDQFPNSVEEMTLATYEILKAGGFKNGGYNFDSKVRRQSLDDVDLFHGHVAAMDVLALALERAAAMVENDRLQQFKDQRYAGWQQPLGQAVLAGEFSLESLAEHAFAHELNPQAVSGRQEMLEGVVNRFIYR; encoded by the coding sequence ATGCCGTACTTCCCCGGTGTCGAGAAGGTTCGCTTCGAAGGCCCCCACAGCGATGCTTCCCTCGCCTTCCGCCACTACGACGCCAACAAGCTCATCCTCGGCAAACCCATGCGCGAACACCTGCGCATGGCCGCCTGTTATTGGCACACCTTCGTCTGGCCGGGGGCGGATATGTTTGGGGTGGGCACTTTCAAGCGGCCTTGGCAGCGCACTGGCGACCCGATGGAACTGGCCATCGGCAAGGCGGACGCCGCCTTCGAGTTTTTCTCCAAGCTGGGCATTGACTACTACAGCTTTCACGACACGGATGTCGCCCCCGAAGGCAGTTCGCTCAAGGAATACCGCCACCACTTCGCGCAGATGGTCGATCATCTGGAGCGGCATCAGGAACAGACCGGGATCAAGCTGCTGTGGGGCACCGCCAACTGCTTCAGCAACCCACGCTTTGCCGCCGGCGCCGCCAGCAATCCGGACCCGGAAGTGTTTGCCTACGCCGCCGCCCAGGTGTTTAGCGCGATGAACGCCACCCTGCGGCTCAAGGGTTCCAACTATGTGCTGTGGGGCGGCCGCGAGGGCTATGAAACCCTGCTCAACACCGACCTCAAGCGCGAGCGCGAACAGCTCGGGCGTTTCATGCGCATGGTGGTGGAGCACAAGCACAAGATCGGCTTCAAGGGCGACCTGCTGATCGAGCCCAAGCCCCAGGAACCGACCAAGCACCAATACGATTACGACAGCGCCACGGTGTTCGGCTTCCTGCATGAGTACGGGCTGGAACAGGAGATCAAGGTGAACATCGAGGCCAACCACGCGACCCTGGCCGGGCACAGTTTTCATCATGAGATTGCCACCGCCGTGTCCCTGGGGATCTTCGGCAGCATCGACGCCAACCGGGGCGACCCGCAGAACGGCTGGGACACCGACCAGTTCCCCAATAGCGTCGAGGAAATGACGCTCGCCACCTATGAAATCCTTAAAGCTGGCGGATTCAAAAATGGCGGCTATAACTTCGACTCCAAGGTGCGCCGCCAGAGCCTGGACGATGTGGACCTGTTCCACGGGCATGTGGCCGCCATGGATGTACTGGCCCTGGCACTGGAACGCGCGGCGGCGATGGTCGAGAACGACCGGCTGCAGCAATTCAAGGACCAGCGTTATGCCGGCTGGCAGCAGCCGTTGGGGCAGGCCGTGCTGGCGGGTGAGTTCAGCCTGGAATCACTGGCCGAGCACGCGTTTGCCCATGAGCTGAACCCGCAGGCGGTGAGTGGTCGGCAGGAGATGCTTGAGGGTGTTGTGAATCGCTTTATCTACCGGTGA
- a CDS encoding XylR family transcriptional regulator — protein sequence MKTLPPVHRIALLFNGSKIYDRGIIAGIGNYLSSTRASWDLFLEEDFLCRLKGIERWQGDGIIADFDDPLIGEALAGSKVPVVAVGGSYEDVRAYPKGIPYVATDNYALIKLAYEHLIEAGLTQFACFSLPEAQANRWAQEREKAFKRLLRRDGLPVQIYRGLGTSAPLWDSAVEQQIAWLQSLPKPIGIIAVTDARARQLLQACLTAGIAVPEEVALIGIDNDPLTRTLTRVPLSSVIQGTETMGRTAAALLHQMLHGKPCAGTQVLVPPDAINVQASSLHQPLGHPYVMQALLFIRQYACQGIKTAQVAAYVGVSRSSLEAHFRKVRGCSVHDEILRFKLASAAKGLEDDHLAIADIAQQCGFKSAQYLHTVFRREFGCTPREYQQTH from the coding sequence ATGAAAACCCTACCGCCCGTGCACCGCATTGCCTTGCTGTTCAACGGCAGCAAAATCTATGACCGTGGCATCATCGCCGGCATCGGCAATTACCTGAGCAGCACCCGCGCGTCCTGGGACTTGTTCCTCGAAGAAGACTTCCTGTGCCGCCTCAAGGGCATCGAGCGCTGGCAGGGCGACGGCATCATTGCCGACTTCGACGACCCGCTGATTGGTGAGGCGCTGGCCGGGAGCAAGGTGCCGGTGGTGGCGGTGGGCGGTTCCTATGAGGATGTGCGGGCCTATCCCAAGGGCATTCCCTACGTGGCCACGGACAACTACGCCTTGATCAAACTGGCCTATGAACATTTGATCGAAGCCGGCCTGACGCAGTTTGCCTGTTTCAGCCTACCCGAAGCCCAGGCCAATCGCTGGGCGCAGGAGCGCGAAAAAGCCTTCAAGCGCTTACTGCGAAGGGATGGCTTGCCCGTGCAGATCTATCGCGGCCTCGGCACCAGTGCGCCGCTGTGGGACAGCGCCGTCGAGCAACAGATTGCCTGGCTGCAAAGCCTGCCCAAACCCATCGGCATTATCGCCGTCACCGACGCCCGCGCGCGGCAGTTGCTGCAGGCCTGCCTGACAGCCGGCATTGCTGTGCCGGAAGAAGTGGCGCTGATCGGCATCGACAACGACCCGCTGACCCGTACCCTCACGCGGGTGCCATTGAGTTCGGTGATCCAGGGCACCGAAACCATGGGCCGCACCGCCGCTGCGCTGTTGCATCAGATGTTGCACGGCAAGCCCTGCGCGGGCACGCAGGTGCTGGTGCCGCCGGATGCGATCAACGTGCAGGCGTCCAGCTTGCATCAACCCTTGGGTCATCCTTATGTGATGCAGGCGCTGCTGTTTATCCGCCAGTACGCCTGCCAGGGCATAAAGACCGCCCAGGTGGCGGCCTATGTTGGCGTGTCCCGTTCGTCCCTGGAGGCGCATTTTCGCAAGGTGCGCGGGTGCAGCGTGCATGACGAGATCCTGCGCTTCAAACTCGCCAGTGCCGCCAAGGGGCTGGAGGACGATCACCTGGCGATTGCCGATATCGCCCAGCAATGCGGCTTCAAGTCCGCGCAGTACCTGCACACGGTGTTCCGTCGCGAGTTCGGCTGCACACCACGGGAATACCAGCAGACCCATTAG
- a CDS encoding sugar-binding transcriptional regulator, translated as MTDSAQRAASDIDLMTEVAMLYYLDNITQEAIAKRFDLSRVKVSRLLKRARDEGVVEVRVLQHPALNTELEQALVERFQLDRALIAVDHGDPDTQRSAVASLVANYLNKTLSDGMIIAVGMGRNVGAVAENVFLPVTRNCTFVCAIGGSLKAGEYMNPDHICRRLALRFGAESETLYAPALVANPELRSVLINNDTVRSTLDRARRADIALIGIGDMSENSNMVRMGWFSPQEIAQARVSGTVGDMMGYDFIDIHGQPAVNAMQGRVIGLTVQELVRIPDVVAIASENTKAAATLGALRSGVINTLATTVSNAYTILALDDATRR; from the coding sequence ATGACCGACAGTGCCCAGCGTGCCGCCAGCGACATCGACCTGATGACCGAAGTGGCCATGCTTTATTACCTCGACAACATCACCCAGGAAGCCATCGCCAAGCGCTTCGACCTGTCGCGGGTCAAGGTCAGCCGGCTGCTCAAGCGCGCCCGGGATGAAGGGGTGGTAGAGGTGCGGGTGTTGCAGCATCCGGCGTTGAACACGGAGCTGGAGCAGGCGCTGGTCGAGCGTTTCCAGCTGGACCGCGCGTTGATCGCGGTGGACCATGGCGACCCTGACACCCAGCGCTCGGCCGTGGCCAGCCTGGTCGCCAACTACCTGAACAAGACCCTCAGTGACGGCATGATCATCGCCGTTGGCATGGGCCGCAACGTCGGCGCGGTGGCCGAGAATGTGTTCCTGCCGGTGACGCGCAACTGCACGTTTGTGTGTGCGATTGGCGGCTCGCTCAAGGCGGGCGAATACATGAACCCCGACCATATCTGCCGGCGCCTGGCCCTGCGTTTTGGCGCCGAGAGCGAAACCCTGTACGCCCCGGCCCTGGTGGCCAATCCGGAACTGCGCAGCGTGTTGATCAACAACGACACCGTGCGCTCCACCCTCGACCGCGCGCGCCGCGCCGATATTGCCTTGATCGGCATCGGCGACATGAGCGAGAACAGCAACATGGTGCGCATGGGCTGGTTTTCACCTCAGGAAATCGCCCAGGCCCGTGTGTCCGGTACGGTGGGCGACATGATGGGCTACGACTTCATCGACATCCACGGCCAACCGGCGGTCAACGCCATGCAGGGCAGGGTGATCGGCTTGACGGTGCAGGAGCTGGTGCGTATTCCCGATGTGGTGGCGATTGCCAGCGAGAACACCAAGGCAGCGGCCACCCTCGGCGCGTTGCGCTCCGGGGTGATCAACACCCTGGCGACGACCGTGTCGAATGCCTACACGATCCTTGCCCTGGATGATGCGACGCGTCGCTAA
- the dhaL gene encoding dihydroxyacetone kinase subunit DhaL, which yields MSEHFPSNTGSAIVTNLVSIIVANREYLSEVDGAIGDGDHGINMAKGFSRCGKTLEGRELSLAEALDELTLALMEGIGGSMGPLYGSLFIGMADEVRGRDSIDAATFAKLLRGGLTSLQDISDAGVGDKCLMDTLIPAVEAFEQAQASDASFSEALRQMKSAASQGRDSTRDLVAKIGRASRLGERSLGVLDAGAVSCCLILTDLAESVEARLVA from the coding sequence ATGAGCGAGCATTTCCCCAGCAACACCGGTAGCGCCATCGTCACCAACCTGGTGTCGATCATCGTCGCCAACCGCGAATACCTCAGCGAAGTGGACGGCGCCATCGGCGACGGCGACCACGGCATCAACATGGCCAAGGGGTTCTCACGCTGCGGCAAGACCCTCGAAGGCCGCGAGCTGTCTTTGGCCGAGGCACTGGACGAACTGACCCTGGCGCTGATGGAAGGCATCGGCGGCTCCATGGGCCCGCTCTACGGCAGCCTGTTCATCGGCATGGCCGACGAAGTGCGCGGCCGCGACAGCATTGACGCGGCGACCTTCGCCAAGCTGCTGCGCGGTGGTCTCACGTCCTTGCAGGACATCAGCGATGCCGGTGTGGGCGACAAATGCCTGATGGACACGCTGATCCCGGCGGTGGAAGCCTTTGAACAGGCCCAGGCCAGCGACGCGTCGTTCAGCGAGGCCTTGCGCCAGATGAAAAGCGCGGCCTCCCAGGGCCGTGATTCCACCCGCGACCTGGTGGCAAAAATCGGCCGCGCCAGCCGCCTCGGGGAACGTTCCCTCGGCGTACTGGATGCCGGCGCGGTGTCGTGCTGCCTGATCCTCACCGACCTCGCCGAATCGGTGGAGGCGCGGTTGGTTGCTTAG
- a CDS encoding dihydroxyacetone kinase subunit DhaK, giving the protein MNRVINDPDLVVEDMLAGILLAHPELVQYESNPRVIGKRKTSPAGQVGIVTGGGSGHEPAFLGYVGPGLVDAVAVGEIFSSPTAKSFFDAFRAADQGAGVACLYGNYAGDNMNVKLAMKMAASKDMNIRTVVANDDVASAPAADIAKRRGVAGEIFMWKVGGAAAAQGYDLDGVIRVAQKAVDHCRSIGVGLTPCTIPAVGKPNFQIADGLMELGIGHHGEPGIEVVPVESAAAMAERMLAPILADRDFTQDESVVVLVSGLGATPVMELYIFYAEVERQLRTKGLRIHRCYVGNYFTSLEMMGVTLTLLGLDAELSSLIDQPCRSIGMTQSE; this is encoded by the coding sequence ATGAATCGAGTCATCAACGATCCGGACCTGGTGGTCGAGGACATGCTCGCGGGCATCCTCCTGGCGCACCCGGAACTGGTGCAGTACGAGAGCAACCCACGGGTCATCGGTAAGCGTAAGACTTCACCGGCCGGCCAGGTGGGCATTGTCACGGGTGGCGGTTCGGGGCATGAGCCGGCGTTTCTGGGTTATGTGGGGCCAGGGCTGGTGGATGCGGTCGCCGTCGGCGAGATTTTCTCCTCGCCCACCGCCAAGAGTTTCTTCGATGCATTCCGCGCCGCTGACCAGGGCGCGGGGGTGGCGTGCCTGTACGGCAATTATGCCGGCGACAACATGAACGTGAAGCTGGCGATGAAAATGGCCGCCAGCAAAGACATGAACATTCGCACCGTGGTCGCCAATGACGACGTAGCCTCTGCCCCAGCTGCCGACATCGCCAAGCGTCGCGGCGTGGCCGGTGAGATTTTCATGTGGAAAGTCGGCGGTGCCGCCGCCGCCCAGGGCTACGACCTCGACGGCGTGATCCGTGTGGCGCAGAAGGCCGTGGACCATTGCCGTTCCATCGGCGTGGGCCTCACGCCCTGCACCATCCCGGCAGTGGGCAAGCCGAACTTCCAGATTGCCGATGGCCTGATGGAACTGGGCATCGGCCATCACGGCGAGCCCGGCATTGAAGTGGTGCCGGTGGAATCCGCCGCCGCCATGGCCGAACGCATGCTCGCGCCGATCCTGGCCGACCGCGACTTCACCCAAGATGAGAGCGTGGTGGTGCTGGTCTCCGGCCTGGGCGCTACGCCGGTGATGGAACTGTATATTTTCTACGCCGAGGTCGAGCGCCAACTGCGCACCAAGGGCCTGCGCATTCACCGCTGCTATGTGGGCAACTATTTCACGTCGCTGGAAATGATGGGCGTGACCCTGACCCTGCTCGGCCTCGACGCCGAACTGAGCAGCCTGATCGACCAACCCTGCCGCTCCATCGGCATGACCCAGTCGGAGTAG